From the Rhodococcus sp. NBC_00297 genome, one window contains:
- a CDS encoding alpha/beta hydrolase, with protein MRLVFVIVVAVVAALLGAPAATAAEPARVVGVRQLSPTHSVVDVYSPAMNRVVPNDVLRPARGGSLPTLYLLNGALGNEDGVGWINNSGAPAFFADKNVTVVLPIGGRLSFYTDWLADDPILGSNKWQTYLTQELPGVMDQQFGSTRRNAVAGVSMSGGPALDLAVQAPGLYRAAASISGCPASSNPLAQAAISIMIGGALNNPFNMWGPPGAPAWAQHDPSLHADRLRGTAVYAGSASGVPGPVDRIPPGSIPPFGGAAVEAMVNTCTGIFADAVRRAGVPATISMRGEGSHSWALFEDQLKEAWGTTIAPALGTR; from the coding sequence ATGAGGTTGGTTTTCGTCATCGTCGTCGCCGTCGTCGCGGCTCTTCTCGGGGCGCCCGCCGCCACCGCTGCGGAGCCTGCCCGAGTGGTCGGGGTGCGGCAGCTCTCGCCGACACACTCGGTCGTCGACGTCTACTCCCCCGCCATGAACCGCGTCGTGCCGAACGACGTGCTCCGCCCGGCTCGCGGCGGGTCGCTCCCCACGCTCTACCTTCTCAACGGTGCCCTGGGCAACGAGGACGGAGTCGGCTGGATCAACAACTCCGGCGCCCCGGCATTCTTCGCCGACAAGAACGTCACCGTCGTGCTCCCCATCGGTGGGCGTCTGAGTTTCTACACGGATTGGCTCGCCGACGATCCGATCCTCGGATCCAACAAATGGCAGACCTATCTGACGCAGGAACTGCCCGGCGTCATGGACCAGCAGTTCGGCAGTACGCGCCGCAACGCGGTGGCAGGGGTGTCGATGAGCGGCGGTCCGGCACTCGATCTCGCCGTGCAGGCGCCCGGCCTCTACCGTGCCGCGGCATCCATCAGCGGGTGCCCCGCCTCGTCGAACCCGCTCGCCCAGGCCGCGATCTCGATCATGATCGGCGGCGCCCTGAACAACCCCTTCAACATGTGGGGCCCTCCCGGTGCTCCCGCATGGGCGCAGCACGACCCGTCCCTCCACGCCGACCGCCTCCGCGGAACGGCTGTCTACGCAGGATCCGCGAGCGGTGTTCCCGGCCCCGTCGACCGCATCCCGCCCGGCAGCATTCCCCCGTTCGGTGGAGCAGCCGTCGAAGCCATGGTGAACACGTGCACCGGCATCTTCGCCGACGCGGTGCGGAGGGCGGGCGTGCCTGCGACCATCTCTATGCGCGGCGAGGGCTCGCACAGCTGGGCACTGTTCGAGGACCAGCTGAAGGAGGCCTGGGGCACGACGATCGCACCTGCCCTCGGGACCCGCTGA